One segment of Thermococcus profundus DNA contains the following:
- a CDS encoding FecCD family ABC transporter permease produces the protein MRKGLILLLIFPVVAVFLGIFVGSYPTNPLHLDQLGKRIIWNIRLPRTLMGISAGMALGLGGMILQAVFRNPLVDTYILGVSSGVALGAALAVSFLPMAGIAPVALVFGLLAVFIAYSLARVNGRVSTVSLVLAGIIVTSLFSALLALLELLLSSESLSGLVVWLMGSLSNVSWRTVDYSLPGVVVLAILLYFLRFRLNVMSLGDEAELLGVNVPLWRGTFVFLSALLTVLVISSTGIIGWVGLIVPHTARMLVGPEHSKLILATISMGITVMVLADVIVRLLPGDIPVGIITTVVGVPFFAYLLRKTGGAWE, from the coding sequence ATGAGGAAGGGCCTTATCCTCCTGCTTATCTTTCCAGTGGTTGCAGTTTTCCTCGGAATCTTCGTGGGGAGTTATCCGACTAATCCTCTCCACCTTGACCAGCTTGGAAAAAGGATTATCTGGAACATCAGGCTTCCGAGGACTTTGATGGGAATCTCGGCCGGAATGGCCCTCGGTCTGGGCGGGATGATTCTCCAGGCCGTTTTCAGGAACCCGCTGGTGGACACCTACATCCTCGGCGTCTCCTCGGGGGTTGCCCTCGGGGCCGCTCTAGCAGTTTCCTTCCTCCCGATGGCTGGGATCGCTCCAGTTGCACTGGTCTTCGGCCTTCTGGCGGTTTTCATCGCTTATTCCCTCGCGAGGGTCAACGGTAGGGTCTCAACGGTCTCGCTGGTTCTCGCTGGCATAATAGTCACCTCGCTTTTCTCCGCCCTTCTGGCTCTCCTAGAGCTTCTCCTCTCGAGCGAGAGCCTTTCAGGTCTGGTAGTCTGGCTCATGGGCAGTTTATCAAACGTCTCTTGGAGAACCGTTGACTATTCTCTTCCTGGAGTTGTTGTTCTCGCGATACTCCTTTATTTCCTCCGCTTCAGGCTCAACGTCATGAGCCTGGGTGATGAGGCGGAACTCCTTGGAGTGAACGTCCCGCTGTGGAGAGGAACCTTCGTTTTCCTTTCCGCCCTGCTGACGGTTCTGGTTATATCCTCCACGGGTATAATCGGATGGGTGGGCTTAATCGTCCCCCACACCGCCAGAATGCTCGTCGGCCCGGAGCATTCAAAGCTTATTCTTGCTACCATCTCGATGGGGATAACGGTCATGGTTCTGGCGGATGTCATAGTCAGACTTCTTCCCGGGGACATACCCGTGGGAATAATAACTACCGTCGTTGGCGTTCCGTTCTTCGCTTACCTCCTCAGAAAGACCGGGGGTGCCTGGGAGTGA
- a CDS encoding ABC transporter substrate-binding protein yields the protein MRAVIFPASLVEIAKLVGAGDKIAGVNEEIKLDYCLPDFRDRPVVGKYLQREKLTYWDILEELRPEVIMDFEIDTLYSIDELRAFAERHNAKLALFDIVKVEDLFPITQKIADLLDGDPSTLLEFYRRHLEGIKEISSGVEERRKVVMLYRGINVVTQTNVLSDAVEKTGAEYMGKLPTHRKVIPVPFEEFLKRFSEADVLILLTSVLTSEEKLKRIRDEMLDSSEWRKVKAVDSGEVHILGSAIDRNSFMRWSPRIIPGIYQLGKVIYPDLYPDWEPVARELYRLCGVER from the coding sequence TTGAGGGCGGTAATCTTCCCGGCATCGCTCGTGGAGATAGCAAAGCTTGTCGGTGCAGGCGATAAAATAGCCGGAGTCAACGAGGAGATAAAGCTCGACTACTGCCTGCCAGACTTCAGGGACAGGCCGGTAGTGGGAAAATACCTTCAGAGGGAGAAGTTGACATACTGGGACATTCTCGAAGAGTTGAGACCAGAGGTCATAATGGACTTCGAGATAGACACGCTCTACAGCATAGACGAGCTTAGGGCCTTCGCCGAGAGGCACAACGCAAAGTTAGCCCTCTTCGACATCGTTAAGGTGGAAGACCTTTTCCCGATAACTCAAAAAATCGCCGACCTGCTCGATGGAGACCCTTCAACGCTCCTTGAATTCTACAGGAGACACCTTGAGGGGATTAAAGAAATCTCCAGCGGCGTGGAAGAGCGGAGAAAGGTTGTGATGCTCTACCGCGGGATAAACGTCGTTACCCAGACAAACGTTCTAAGTGATGCAGTAGAAAAGACCGGGGCGGAGTATATGGGGAAGCTCCCGACACACAGAAAGGTAATTCCTGTACCATTCGAAGAGTTCCTAAAGCGCTTTAGTGAGGCCGACGTTCTCATCCTGCTCACCAGCGTCCTCACGAGCGAGGAAAAGCTGAAAAGAATCAGGGACGAGATGCTTGACTCAAGCGAGTGGAGGAAGGTAAAGGCCGTAGATAGTGGGGAAGTCCACATCCTCGGCTCGGCGATAGACAGGAACAGTTTTATGCGCTGGAGTCCAAGGATAATACCCGGAATATACCAGCTCGGAAAGGTAATCTATCCGGACCTTTACCCTGACTGGGAACCGGTAGCTAGGGAACTCTACAGGCTCTGCGGGGTAGAGCGATGA
- a CDS encoding ABC transporter substrate-binding protein codes for MRKAGIILIAVLLLSVLSAGCVSNSGSSEKTTSATPKEITVNDLAGRSVTLKVPVQRAAILSTSALEIVQLLGAENQVVGIPAEAKADTFLSDKLKNKTIVGKRLKIDDWEKVLALKPDLMVNLYLKKFYDVDEFLSRSTSYGIPVIMLREDKLEDIPRAVELLGKVFGREDKAREFTSYFNEQVSEVKKIAEKIPTEKRKKVVMIQPIMGKYFVVNGNDVLAQAVRLVGAEYMANFTFKGYSPVRVPLDKEKIIAQFKDADVLILLTSAVTPYDKVEAIKNEMLNDEAWKGIKAVNEGNVYVLKAELDKDSFLRWSPRMAVGIWVVGKAIYPDYYPDWKDKANDFLKRFYSLS; via the coding sequence ATGAGGAAGGCCGGGATAATCCTCATAGCAGTTTTACTCCTCTCAGTCCTCTCAGCCGGATGTGTGAGCAACTCTGGAAGCAGTGAGAAAACAACATCCGCGACACCCAAAGAGATAACAGTTAATGACCTCGCAGGGCGGAGCGTTACCCTTAAGGTCCCGGTGCAGAGGGCTGCTATACTGTCCACTTCTGCCCTTGAGATAGTCCAGCTGTTGGGTGCAGAAAACCAGGTCGTCGGAATACCAGCTGAAGCTAAAGCCGATACATTCCTCTCCGACAAGCTCAAGAACAAGACAATAGTAGGAAAGAGGCTCAAGATAGACGACTGGGAGAAGGTTTTAGCTTTAAAGCCGGACCTCATGGTGAACCTCTACCTCAAGAAGTTTTACGACGTTGACGAATTCCTGAGCAGGTCGACCAGCTACGGAATCCCAGTTATAATGCTCCGCGAGGACAAACTGGAGGACATTCCAAGGGCAGTAGAACTCCTTGGAAAGGTCTTTGGGAGAGAAGATAAGGCGAGAGAGTTCACCAGCTATTTCAACGAGCAGGTCAGCGAAGTTAAGAAGATCGCCGAGAAGATACCCACTGAGAAGAGGAAGAAAGTCGTCATGATACAGCCGATAATGGGCAAGTACTTCGTCGTCAACGGCAACGACGTTCTTGCCCAGGCGGTTAGGCTGGTTGGGGCAGAATACATGGCCAACTTCACCTTCAAAGGCTACAGCCCGGTTAGAGTCCCGCTCGACAAGGAGAAGATCATAGCCCAGTTCAAAGATGCAGATGTCCTTATTCTGCTCACGAGTGCGGTAACTCCCTACGACAAAGTTGAGGCAATTAAGAACGAGATGCTGAACGATGAGGCGTGGAAGGGCATAAAGGCAGTTAACGAGGGCAACGTCTACGTCCTTAAAGCTGAACTCGATAAGGACAGCTTCCTCCGCTGGAGCCCGCGCATGGCCGTCGGGATCTGGGTGGTAGGAAAGGCCATCTACCCTGACTACTATCCGGACTGGAAGGACAAAGCCAACGACTTCCTCAAGAGGTTCTACAGCCTCTCCTGA
- a CDS encoding TIGR04053 family radical SAM/SPASM domain-containing protein: protein MVVEMHRGKSNQWPYDRKPILVFWETTKACQLKCKHCRAEAILQALPGELTTEEGKKLIDSLTDFGRPYPILILTGGDPLMRKDIFELIDYAVEKGIRVGLAPAVTPLLTEETINEIVRHGVKAVSISLDSPFPEVHDSIRGIEGTWERTVWAIKEFLKREVSVQVNTVVMRETVDGLPDMVKLLKDLGVNIWEVFYLVPTGRGSFESDLRPEEWEDVTHFLYEASKHLLVRTTEGPMFRRVAIMRKALEEKGINPDEVLKPGELYFRLKKRLVELLGEGGEAKAQTMGTRDGKGIVFISYRGDVYPSGFLPYPAGNVGEKSLVDIYQNSELMRKLRSAEFKGRCGACEFKEVCGGSRARAYAYHVDPLAEDPACPYQPGTYLKLASQLGIKLPIGTFGEEKPV from the coding sequence ATGGTGGTCGAAATGCACCGAGGGAAATCTAACCAATGGCCCTACGACAGAAAGCCCATCCTCGTATTCTGGGAGACTACAAAGGCATGCCAGCTCAAGTGCAAGCACTGCCGCGCTGAGGCCATCCTCCAGGCCCTTCCAGGAGAGTTGACAACCGAAGAGGGAAAGAAGCTGATAGACTCGCTCACAGATTTTGGAAGGCCCTACCCGATACTCATCCTCACCGGTGGAGACCCGCTAATGAGGAAGGACATCTTCGAGCTTATCGATTACGCCGTGGAGAAAGGCATTCGCGTCGGTCTCGCTCCAGCGGTTACTCCACTCCTCACGGAGGAGACGATAAACGAGATAGTCAGGCACGGCGTTAAAGCGGTAAGTATAAGCCTCGACAGCCCCTTCCCGGAGGTTCACGATTCGATAAGGGGCATAGAAGGGACGTGGGAGAGGACAGTCTGGGCTATAAAGGAGTTCCTGAAGAGAGAAGTGAGCGTTCAGGTAAACACTGTGGTTATGCGCGAGACCGTTGATGGCCTCCCAGATATGGTCAAGCTCCTCAAAGACCTCGGCGTGAACATCTGGGAGGTCTTCTACCTAGTTCCCACTGGCAGGGGGAGCTTCGAGAGCGATCTGAGGCCAGAGGAGTGGGAGGACGTTACCCACTTCCTCTACGAGGCGTCAAAACACCTTCTCGTGAGAACCACCGAAGGGCCGATGTTCAGGAGAGTTGCCATAATGAGGAAGGCCCTCGAGGAGAAGGGGATAAACCCGGACGAGGTTCTTAAGCCTGGAGAACTCTACTTCAGGCTCAAGAAGAGGTTGGTAGAGCTTCTCGGAGAGGGAGGAGAAGCAAAAGCTCAAACTATGGGAACGAGGGACGGCAAGGGCATAGTCTTCATCTCCTACCGCGGCGATGTGTATCCAAGCGGCTTCCTACCTTATCCGGCTGGAAACGTGGGGGAGAAGAGCCTCGTGGATATCTACCAGAACTCAGAGCTTATGAGAAAGCTCCGGTCGGCCGAGTTCAAAGGAAGATGCGGAGCCTGCGAGTTCAAAGAGGTCTGCGGCGGGAGCAGGGCAAGGGCTTATGCCTACCATGTTGATCCACTCGCTGAAGATCCCGCCTGTCCCTACCAGCCCGGAACCTACCTCAAGCTCGCCTCCCAACTCGGAATAAAACTCCCGATCGGAACCTTTGGTGAAGAAAAGCCGGTTTGA
- the cydB gene encoding cytochrome d ubiquinol oxidase subunit II — protein sequence MDYATAWYYFSAFLLGMYLAFDGFDLGLGSLLAFVKDQKDRDVLINTIAPVWDGNEVWFITWGAGIFAMWPALYATLFSTFYLAVWLLAFLFIFRAVGFEFRNRNKALWDKLFALVSALIPLVIGVIVGNLIEGIPIDASGFHGSLLTLFRPFPLIVGLFVLFAVMWHGANWAVYKTTGKLQEQMRKQAFNFWILTVVFLLLVVVGMKIWAPLRFERALTPLGLTLTLIILIAGLLDGYLIKKGDEKLSFYISWLAFPLVVYLVYYSMYPYWVISTTDPNFKLSINDLAASPLTLQAVLGVSVILAVIIMAYTLYVYRMFGGKVEEAKGYY from the coding sequence ATGGACTACGCGACTGCCTGGTATTACTTCTCGGCTTTCCTCCTTGGAATGTACCTGGCATTCGACGGCTTCGACCTCGGACTGGGAAGCCTTTTAGCTTTCGTCAAGGACCAGAAGGACAGGGACGTACTAATCAACACGATAGCCCCGGTGTGGGACGGCAACGAGGTCTGGTTCATCACCTGGGGTGCAGGAATCTTTGCAATGTGGCCGGCCCTCTACGCGACGCTCTTCAGCACGTTCTACCTCGCAGTCTGGTTGCTGGCGTTCCTGTTCATATTCAGGGCCGTTGGCTTTGAGTTCAGGAACAGAAACAAGGCCCTCTGGGACAAGCTCTTCGCTCTCGTCAGTGCACTCATACCGCTCGTCATCGGCGTCATCGTCGGCAATCTCATAGAGGGAATTCCGATAGATGCCAGCGGCTTCCACGGCTCGCTCCTGACGCTCTTTAGGCCGTTCCCGCTGATAGTCGGCCTCTTCGTCCTCTTCGCGGTGATGTGGCACGGGGCCAACTGGGCGGTCTACAAGACGACCGGAAAGCTCCAGGAGCAGATGAGAAAGCAGGCATTCAACTTCTGGATCCTCACGGTGGTCTTCCTGCTGCTCGTCGTGGTCGGCATGAAGATCTGGGCACCTCTTCGCTTCGAAAGGGCACTGACGCCGCTCGGCCTGACGCTGACGCTGATAATCCTTATAGCAGGACTGCTCGACGGCTACCTCATCAAGAAGGGGGACGAGAAGCTCAGCTTCTACATCAGCTGGCTGGCCTTCCCGCTGGTTGTTTATCTCGTCTACTACAGCATGTATCCCTACTGGGTCATCTCAACGACCGACCCGAACTTCAAGCTCAGCATCAATGATTTAGCCGCATCACCGCTGACACTCCAGGCAGTGCTGGGAGTCTCAGTAATACTTGCAGTGATCATCATGGCCTACACCCTCTACGTCTACAGGATGTTCGGCGGAAAGGTCGAGGAAGCGAAAGGCTACTACTAA
- a CDS encoding cytochrome ubiquinol oxidase subunit I, producing the protein MDPVLLSRIQFALTAGYHWIFVPASIGMGFMVFLLWTMAAITNEEQWHKAAKFFSKWLGVFFVLGVPTGIVMEFEFGANWANYSTFVGSIFGPPLMLEGLFAFALESTFIGVLLFGMDRLPRVISWFASFFVFIGSSLSGLWILIANSWQQVPSAYIIKDTPLGPRAELTDFMKAVFNPLMVSQYTHTINSAIITGAYIVAAVGAYYLLKKRHVQVARSAVAIGIVVLAISSIIQLYPTGHEEGAVIAKYQPTKLAADEGLYKTEEGAPMLVFGIVDEKNREVKAAIGIPKLLSWLAFGDWNAKVLGLHDAAEYVWYQQVLNNPNYADEKVKKEVVEQIMRAHGINPNDPKANEKMVEVLEESIPVAFMFYAYRVMVGLGTLFILIGGLGVLLLLLGKLYDSRWFLKVLVYTLPLPWFAGEAGWFTHEVGRMPWMVWGMVTVNTGVSSNVSATSVLITLIGFVVVYTILFYIWLHFVKKLVREGPEPVEGDPTAKPAPAVSAAGGGQ; encoded by the coding sequence ATGGATCCGGTGTTGCTGTCTAGAATTCAGTTCGCCTTAACCGCAGGCTACCACTGGATCTTCGTGCCGGCAAGCATAGGAATGGGCTTCATGGTATTCCTCCTCTGGACAATGGCGGCGATAACCAACGAGGAGCAGTGGCACAAGGCAGCGAAGTTCTTCAGCAAGTGGCTCGGAGTGTTCTTCGTTCTCGGCGTTCCAACGGGAATAGTCATGGAGTTCGAGTTCGGTGCCAACTGGGCAAACTACTCAACGTTCGTTGGCTCAATCTTCGGTCCGCCGCTGATGCTCGAGGGTCTCTTCGCCTTCGCGCTGGAGTCGACCTTCATCGGCGTTCTGCTCTTCGGCATGGACAGGCTCCCGAGGGTCATAAGCTGGTTCGCCTCGTTCTTCGTCTTCATCGGTTCAAGCCTCTCCGGCCTCTGGATTCTCATAGCAAACAGCTGGCAGCAGGTTCCATCCGCGTACATAATCAAGGACACTCCGCTTGGACCGAGGGCCGAGCTGACCGACTTCATGAAAGCTGTGTTCAACCCGCTGATGGTTAGCCAGTACACCCACACCATCAACTCGGCCATAATCACAGGTGCTTACATAGTTGCCGCGGTCGGTGCCTACTACCTCCTCAAGAAGAGGCACGTTCAGGTGGCAAGGAGCGCGGTAGCTATAGGAATAGTCGTTCTCGCTATAAGCTCGATAATCCAGCTCTACCCAACCGGCCATGAGGAGGGTGCCGTCATAGCCAAGTACCAGCCAACCAAGCTGGCGGCCGACGAAGGTCTCTACAAGACAGAGGAAGGCGCACCTATGCTGGTCTTCGGAATAGTTGACGAGAAGAACCGGGAGGTCAAAGCGGCCATAGGAATTCCTAAGCTGTTGAGCTGGCTGGCCTTCGGAGACTGGAACGCTAAGGTCCTCGGATTACACGACGCGGCCGAGTACGTCTGGTACCAGCAGGTGCTCAACAACCCGAACTACGCAGACGAGAAGGTGAAGAAGGAGGTCGTCGAGCAGATTATGAGGGCCCACGGAATTAATCCGAACGACCCGAAGGCAAACGAGAAGATGGTCGAGGTTCTCGAGGAGAGCATTCCGGTTGCATTCATGTTCTACGCCTACCGCGTCATGGTCGGCCTTGGAACGCTCTTCATCCTGATAGGCGGCCTTGGAGTGCTCCTCCTGCTCCTCGGCAAGCTCTACGACTCTAGATGGTTCCTCAAGGTGCTCGTTTACACCCTCCCGCTCCCGTGGTTCGCAGGTGAAGCCGGCTGGTTCACCCACGAAGTCGGCAGGATGCCCTGGATGGTCTGGGGAATGGTTACGGTAAACACCGGCGTCTCATCCAACGTCTCGGCAACCAGCGTTCTCATAACCCTAATAGGCTTCGTCGTGGTCTACACGATACTGTTCTACATCTGGCTCCACTTCGTCAAGAAGCTCGTCAGGGAGGGGCCCGAGCCCGTTGAGGGCGACCCAACCGCCAAGCCCGCCCCAGCCGTTAGCGCCGCGGGAGGTGGTCAGTGA
- a CDS encoding NAD(P)/FAD-dependent oxidoreductase yields MAKVLILGGGTAGLVAGRYLTAEAKRLGIDVDVTMVTASERHYMPPLFMEVALGSAAPHETWAPIKNAEKVYGFKVDIDKVTDIDLANRHVKTESGKVYDYDYLFLGLGVKYVWDKYKGMNEYGYHNFTLDGAVELHEKLFQFKGGKVVIYTPEGPHRCGIYPYEMSLNLRMYFEHRGIEDVEITVVHPDKEPAIGLGPDLIRFFSREMEKARVKFIPNEGHVEITPNKVVTKNAEVEYDLLIKVPPIAIPDVMAFMADDKDPRWAKVKGPDFRYPDYDEVYIVSEASMPPLGLLTAGVPLHNAAIVASTSILHRIHGGYPVAEYAPTLCVGHGYNTGFSGNCEYEWKGNKYKRECYLLFKSPLVRLMKDSFYRGWLDSLRL; encoded by the coding sequence ATGGCGAAGGTTTTGATACTCGGCGGAGGAACCGCCGGACTGGTCGCTGGGAGGTATCTGACTGCTGAGGCAAAGAGACTTGGGATTGACGTTGACGTAACGATGGTCACCGCGAGCGAGAGGCACTACATGCCGCCGCTGTTCATGGAAGTGGCCTTGGGTTCAGCCGCTCCACATGAAACGTGGGCACCGATAAAGAACGCGGAAAAGGTCTATGGCTTCAAGGTCGACATCGATAAAGTTACGGACATAGACTTAGCTAACAGGCATGTAAAGACCGAGAGCGGAAAGGTCTACGACTACGACTACCTCTTCCTCGGCCTCGGTGTCAAGTACGTCTGGGACAAGTACAAGGGCATGAACGAGTACGGCTACCACAACTTCACGCTTGATGGGGCGGTTGAGCTCCACGAGAAGCTCTTCCAGTTCAAGGGAGGTAAGGTAGTCATCTACACTCCAGAGGGGCCACACCGCTGTGGAATCTACCCCTACGAGATGAGCCTCAACCTCAGGATGTACTTCGAGCACCGCGGAATAGAGGACGTCGAAATAACCGTCGTCCACCCTGATAAGGAGCCTGCCATCGGACTCGGACCCGACTTGATCCGGTTCTTCAGCAGGGAGATGGAGAAGGCTAGGGTTAAGTTCATACCAAACGAGGGTCACGTCGAGATAACGCCCAACAAAGTCGTCACCAAGAACGCAGAAGTCGAGTACGACCTCCTCATAAAGGTGCCGCCGATAGCGATACCGGATGTTATGGCCTTCATGGCCGACGATAAAGATCCAAGGTGGGCGAAGGTTAAGGGACCGGACTTCAGGTATCCTGACTACGATGAAGTTTACATCGTCAGCGAAGCTTCAATGCCACCACTTGGACTCCTTACCGCTGGCGTTCCGCTCCACAACGCGGCGATAGTTGCTTCAACTAGCATACTCCACAGGATACACGGTGGTTATCCGGTTGCCGAATACGCGCCGACCCTCTGTGTGGGACACGGCTATAACACCGGCTTCTCAGGAAACTGCGAGTACGAGTGGAAGGGCAACAAGTACAAGCGCGAGTGCTACCTGCTCTTCAAGAGCCCGCTCGTGAGGCTGATGAAGGATTCCTTCTACAGGGGCTGGCTCGACAGCCTGAGGTTGTGA
- a CDS encoding DUF1641 domain-containing protein, which translates to MSELNLTPEEIAAVKELAEVALALKKGGTLGLLKAVTENGDKLLETIAEEKAVLRLLGVGNAALEPVRELETSEVREIEWNTEELVRALLKALSKTDPKEIPRVGMTAALGYLRDEDVQKGLGFLLTLAKNLGAAMNGKL; encoded by the coding sequence ATGAGCGAACTTAATCTCACTCCGGAAGAGATAGCGGCCGTTAAGGAGCTCGCCGAGGTTGCTCTAGCTCTCAAGAAGGGCGGGACCCTCGGCCTGCTCAAGGCCGTGACCGAGAACGGAGACAAACTCCTCGAGACCATAGCGGAGGAAAAGGCAGTTTTGAGACTCCTCGGTGTTGGAAACGCGGCCCTCGAACCCGTTAGAGAGCTTGAAACGAGCGAGGTCAGGGAGATAGAGTGGAACACCGAGGAACTCGTTAGGGCGCTCCTTAAGGCTTTGTCTAAGACGGATCCGAAGGAGATCCCGAGGGTTGGCATGACGGCTGCACTCGGTTATCTCAGAGATGAGGACGTTCAGAAGGGCCTCGGCTTCCTGCTGACCCTCGCCAAGAACCTCGGAGCGGCCATGAACGGCAAGCTCTGA
- the hemH gene encoding ferrochelatase: MRILFTYMGAPTTPDEIGDFIFRFLYDVRHHIGLDVPGARVIIKGIAKARARQVKSHYDAIGGKSPLVDYMREIAEGVSERTGYEIELGMCYSRPLLEEIEGPFDLVFPMYHVYSSSTTERCLVKIRELFGEVPYVREWYENGKFVVWVRENIRAGLKESGFENPYVILSVHSLPKRVIDEGDPYLESHQKLAKTVMEAFDSPWEIAFQSKFGKGEWLGPDVPEVLERLKGEGVEEVLVYPLSFLVENIETLYELDVEYKEVADKLGLKYYRARLNHRSPLLIEAISEVIENASG; this comes from the coding sequence GTGAGGATTCTCTTCACTTACATGGGAGCGCCCACAACTCCAGATGAAATAGGGGACTTCATCTTCCGCTTCCTCTACGATGTCAGGCACCACATAGGCCTCGACGTTCCAGGGGCTAGGGTAATAATCAAGGGAATAGCTAAGGCCAGGGCGAGGCAGGTTAAATCCCACTACGACGCGATAGGTGGTAAAAGCCCCCTCGTGGATTACATGCGCGAGATAGCTGAAGGGGTGAGCGAGAGAACAGGCTATGAGATAGAACTCGGTATGTGCTACTCAAGGCCACTCCTTGAAGAGATTGAAGGGCCCTTCGATTTGGTCTTCCCGATGTACCACGTCTATTCAAGCTCAACGACAGAGCGCTGTCTCGTTAAAATCCGTGAACTCTTTGGCGAAGTTCCCTATGTAAGAGAGTGGTATGAGAACGGGAAGTTCGTTGTGTGGGTCAGGGAGAACATCAGGGCTGGCCTTAAAGAGAGCGGCTTTGAGAACCCTTACGTTATCCTAAGTGTTCACAGCCTTCCGAAGAGGGTCATAGACGAGGGTGACCCCTACCTAGAGAGCCACCAGAAGCTTGCCAAAACCGTCATGGAGGCCTTTGACTCCCCCTGGGAGATCGCCTTCCAGAGCAAGTTCGGAAAAGGTGAATGGCTCGGCCCGGATGTTCCCGAGGTCCTTGAAAGGCTGAAGGGAGAGGGAGTTGAGGAGGTTCTAGTTTATCCGCTCAGCTTCCTGGTTGAGAACATCGAGACCCTCTACGAGCTGGATGTTGAGTATAAGGAGGTCGCCGATAAACTCGGTTTGAAGTACTACCGCGCCAGGTTGAATCACCGCAGTCCCCTGCTCATCGAGGCTATCTCGGAGGTGATTGAGAATGCATCCGGTTAA
- a CDS encoding DUF3887 domain-containing protein, with protein MGKFIGAINTGNYSLIEPYMSDELKAQFTEDYFQNLRELTLKNYGKLKEFTYDGNETRGDLLRLKYTVNAEKGSFPVLIVYRNDELVGLALGLTPKPNPTGMLAAMGGALIALVGLYLWKRRLSLSELALGSGLALVLAIILPFYSLTGTLLLSRAVSIPLVSLLSALTIEAGKYYLAKNRDGLSIGLGLGIGQFILLGIGTFVATNFIMKLPVSFTGDVLPLFLEAVIFTAFYALSTEVYSKKRGMLPFTVFVIFEFLSLYLLGLGSVYGSLVIALAGAALAWKLGGE; from the coding sequence ATGGGGAAGTTTATTGGGGCGATAAACACTGGGAACTACTCCCTTATAGAGCCGTATATGAGCGACGAGCTTAAGGCGCAGTTCACGGAGGACTACTTCCAGAACCTCAGGGAACTAACGCTGAAAAACTACGGGAAACTGAAGGAGTTTACCTATGATGGCAACGAGACCCGGGGGGATTTGTTAAGGCTGAAATACACGGTCAATGCCGAAAAGGGCTCGTTCCCGGTTCTCATCGTCTACCGCAACGATGAACTCGTTGGTCTTGCCCTTGGACTAACTCCGAAGCCCAACCCCACGGGCATGCTCGCGGCCATGGGGGGTGCGCTAATCGCTTTAGTTGGTCTCTACCTGTGGAAGAGGAGGCTGAGCCTTTCGGAGCTTGCGTTGGGTTCCGGGCTGGCGCTGGTTCTTGCAATAATCCTTCCATTCTACTCCCTAACCGGAACTCTCCTCCTTTCAAGGGCTGTTTCCATTCCACTAGTATCTCTCCTCAGCGCTCTGACTATCGAGGCTGGAAAGTACTACCTGGCAAAAAACAGAGATGGCCTCTCCATTGGCCTCGGTCTCGGCATCGGTCAGTTCATCCTTCTTGGGATAGGAACGTTCGTTGCCACCAACTTCATAATGAAGCTCCCTGTCTCGTTCACCGGAGACGTTCTGCCTTTATTCCTTGAGGCCGTGATTTTCACTGCTTTCTATGCTTTGAGCACGGAGGTCTACTCAAAGAAGAGGGGCATGCTGCCTTTTACGGTTTTTGTGATATTTGAGTTTCTCTCGCTCTACCTCCTCGGTCTTGGGAGTGTCTACGGCTCACTGGTAATAGCTCTGGCCGGAGCCGCGTTAGCCTGGAAGCTCGGGGGTGAATAA